A window of Schistocerca serialis cubense isolate TAMUIC-IGC-003099 chromosome 1, iqSchSeri2.2, whole genome shotgun sequence genomic DNA:
ACTTCTGTAATGTTTTATAATGACACATGCATATCAATCAAGAGTGCAAACTCAGCATTACCAGGCACAGCAAAGGTAATAGCTGAACAGCACTACAAACAGTTCACAGCTAACAACTTGTCTTAAATCTCACAAACTCATATTATGCACTTTCATATAAGACATGCTACCACTGGACGCATACAGTCAATGAAACACTGTAAAATTCCTTGGAGTTTAGCTGAATAACATGTTTAAATGAATCAACATATAGATAAACTACTCAAGCAACTCAGTTCAGCATGTTTTGCCCTTCAAAGTATTTCTCATTATGTTAACCTAAGGAAATAGATGCATGCTTATTTTGCATATCTTCAATCTCGGTTGTTTTAAAGAAATACCTTTTGATGAAATGCAGCTAAGTTATGTATTCAGTGGAAGTAAACAGTTAGGATATTGTGTGAAGTAGATAACTGCTCAGCTTGCAGAGGTGCTTTTAAGGACCTTTGAATTCTTACACTCACTTTCTGGCACATTTACTCCTTCGTGGCCTTTTTTGTTGTCGATAATCATTCATACTGAACTGTGGTATGCACAATCACAATACGAGACACAAAAGTAGATTTGCTAGGGTTCAAGAAATTGGAAATTCCTACAAAATCTACAGTGAATTAAAAACATAATTCCAACAAACTATCTGATCATTTAGACTGGAGGGTTTAAGAGTCCTGCTGTCTACATGTAAATCATACAACTGCTTCAAGGAAGTACCACAACCAATCATGCAGTATGACTATACATAAGATTATGGTAACACCTCAGTGTTACAGCAGCTCTAAACAAGACTCAGGCACCTTTGGCAGCCTTTTGTGCTTCACAGCTGAAAAACTGGCAGGAGCACTACTAACTGCTAGGGCTCTCGTTTCGCTCCATAAAATACAAGTTTCTGTCCCCATATAGTTCTAGCCACTTTCACCAGTTTCTACACCATTCATCTTCCTGCTCCATGTCAGCCTCATATTTGCCACATTTCTTTTTTACTCAACGCTACCTCTTATATGTCacccttttctttatttatgttagtCCAGGTTCCATGATACCTCATTTTACTATTCCTTTAGCATATTTCAAAACCCTGCCTGTCCCTTTGCACAGGTGCCTGCCACTTACCCTCCTCACATCTACAAGTTCAACATTAGCATAATCtcatttaacatttctgagacTAAGACCAAGTATCACTAGGGCCAcaacactgttaaaaaaaaaaaaaaaaaaaaaaaaaaaaaaaacgcagctgaatATAGCTTGGGCCACAATTTTCTTGTTGTACAAGTCACCTATCACTCGTAAACTGAACTCATTTAGTATGCACACCTCAATATCTGTCCCTTTGCAGatgctgccttctgttgtcaatttctagaattatttcaaATGAAACATTAGTAATGTAACAGCTGCTGTTTCAAATCTCTCAGCTAATATCTGGTCGAGTTAATATAATTTCGTACATGTACTCCTGAGGTTTTGCAGTTTgatgtaattctgctacaaatacatCAAGTCtgttgagtgagcaagaaattttggatgttaaagagaaaaaaatgctcAATAGCTCTTTTTTTTATGATTAACTATactgtcatcattattttaaaatttgtaatctgtcaaagaactaaagtaaatgtgaaaaaataaacattGACTTTCATAACGATAGATCAATTGCATGTGTTCCATTGCCACTTTCAATAATGGCATATCGTTTTCTAGGCTTGACATTCTTCTAAGTGGCCAGTCTCCAATGTGTTAACCATTCCCCATTTTTCCTCCCCCACTTCCTCATCCGTGACCACACCCTCTTCCATATTTAAAGATAAATTAGCGTGATTTCAGAGATTTTCATGTGCAACTAGCACATGTGTGCTATGTTCCGTATCACCCGTGTCCCCACATGCCCAATGAAATGGTTACATTAAATGCTACATGAAAAAACacttatttgtaatgagttttCTGTTTATACTGGGAAACATAAAACACAAGATGTTCAGTATATCTATGGACAATTCCATCTACACATTAAGAGAAACAGTTTGCaaagatctgaaaaaaaaaaaaaagtcagacgAAATATGCCTGATGGCTGAGGAGAGACATACAGTACACACTAAAGTCCCAGCTATGAACTGTTCCTCAACCTAGTTATGTTAATAAATGAATACTTTCCTCACAGACGTGTAatctctaaaactgacttcacactTACTGTAGTCCACAACACTGAAAACAACTGAATTCAAacaactgaatttgactttgtgctctacaaaacatacactatgtgattgaaaGTATCCGGATGCCCCCAAAAACATATgctttttatattaggtgcattgtgctgccacctactctaTATAagcacctcagtagtcattagacatcgtgagaaagcagaaaggGGGTGCTACACGGGACTtacagacttcaaacgtggtcaggtgattgggtgtcactcatgtcatacgtctgtacatgagatttccacactcctaaacattcctaggtccactgtttccaacgtgatagtgaagtggaaatgcgaatggacacatacagcacataagtgtacaggccgacctcgtctgctgactgacagagattgcggacagttgaagagggtcgtaatgtgcaataggcagaaatatatccagaccataacacaggaagcAGCATAAACAATGacactggacaattgaacagtggaaaaatgttgtgttaagtgatgaattacagtacacaatgtgatgatctgatggcaaggtgtgggtatggcgaatgcccagtgaatgtcatctgccagtgtgtgtagtgccaacagtacaattcggaggcggtggtgttatggtgaggtcatgtttttcattgagggggcttgcaacctctattgttttgcatggcactatcacaacacaggcctacattgatgttttaagcaccttcttgcttcccactgttgaagagcaattcaaggatgGTGACTGctctctttcaacatgattgagcacctgttcataatgcacggcctgtggcagagaggTTACAcaatccctgtaacggactggcttgcacagagtcctgacctgaatcatacagaatacccttgggatgttttggaacaccaacttcgtgccaggcctcactgaccaacatcaatacctctcctcagtgcagcactgtgtgaagaatgggctgccaatccccaagaaacctCGCAGCACATGATTGaatgtatacctgcgagagtggaagctgtcatctagaccagggcttcccaatcTTTTCAGCTAgcagaccccttcttcagtcgaaaatccatggtggacccctagttagtcaagagcacagtaactttaaatttcagagctaaagccatgggaactgaaagcttcttaatgcgaGTGCCATGTTCGCAATgacacccaccccccccccacccccccccaaagtatcaatagcctttggtttagagatgaacgaaaacaacttgaaggtcaaaaatcgacttgtgAAATAGGtactgcactgacaaagcaagtttaacatttaatgatgcctggggccgcatacgtgccagcgagcgctgtgactggtcgacaaagctcgctccactCGCATACAAGGTTACGGCGCATTTAGCGCCGTAAGCCGGctcacaaacgacccccgtattgttgcgataCAGTCaaccagagaagccgcattctccgacactaaactgtgtatgcgttctcacttaggaaccgcaaaggctgcttgggaatacgacctgaagtaaaaaaaGTAcaagtttttcacacgaaaaaagtgatgaatttgattttcacatttttattcaataattttactcattattttacacgatttggcgaAATGTGGCCgcagaccccctagaaagagccggcggacccgcggaccacacgttgggaagccctgatctagactaagtgtgggccaacactatactgaattccagcattactgatggagggcgttacaaacttttaagttattttcagccaggtgtccggatactgttgatcacatagagTACCAAAAACAAATGGTAATTAGTCAACTACTTAAACATTTTTCCTATAAAGGCTGTAAAGTCACAATGTATCTTTAACTTCTCAGCTAGAAAGTGGCAAGTTAGATTCCAATAAAAATTCTCACCTTTCGCAGTTACTCTTGATACAGGAGAACTCCCATTTTGAATCTGCTGCTCCATTGCTTCTTGGACAGTTACACTTCAAACAGCGATACAATTATTACCTACTCCAAGTGTCACATCCATACAGTTATCTATTTGCATGTACCtgacagcatttacgatatcttcTCGCATTCTGTACAGATTGGGCAACCTAAGTAGGAACTGCAGTCTGATTTGAATTTAGGACTGTCACTCACAGCTGCCAATTTGCCAtttctgttttcttccattttctaTAGCTAAGAATTCAGTTTCATAGAACAATGATTGAAATAGATGCATATGGAGAAGGCCCACAATCATTGTATGTAAATGATCATTCTGTAATACACCAACTGTTCTAAAACAATGAATTCCAAAAATAGACATATAAGATCACTGGTACCATAATAAGCATAGGAAAAATTAATGACAAGAGAGAGAGACTCTTTCTTGATACTCTGTACATGTTAGTATTTATTCACTAACTTGTTTACTGTTTCTTAGGCCACTGTCATGTGGCAAATGACTTATCTAGAGGAAAAACAACACATGACAGAAGTTAGCAATTATATGCTTGTGGATTTCTGTATTTCCAGTAATGTTATCTCCCTAGCTTGCATAACTATATGATGAGCGTAACATTTTACTTCACATGCAGAGCAGTAGTTGTAGCCTCTCATGTCACACCGGTCCCAACAGATTTGACACCACTAGTTTACAAAGCAAAGTGGCCTGCTATTAAATGTTGTATGTGGTTGTCTTAATAACTAGTGTAAACTATGATATTTGTAAACTATGCTGCTTGTATCAAATACATTATGATTTACGAGGGTGTGGTTGGGGCGGAAtgtaagaggacagcttaaactgTTGTCACACAAAGTAGTAGTGATTACATTTATATTCCTGTTTTGACCAAGATTTTTGCTGTTCCTTTTTGTGCTTGGCTCTATTTCCGAAGCTAAGGctggacaggaatctaagagcacattTTAAATTGCAGCAACTGAAACAATTAGTGataattattattatgttgttTCTTACAGCTATTGGGCTGTTTTTTTGTATTGTGACGTATTTGTTGAGGGGTATGTTATGCAGGAACTTAAGTGCATAGCTCAAATTGTTGAGAGAGAAGCTTATAGTGATCTCAATAATAAGCTTAATTCTTATAATTATATCTTTAACATCATTTTGACTAAGTGCGGTGTATTTGAAATGGATTTTTTAAGGGGTTGTGCTGTCATTTGTGGTGGTAATCTTGAGGAGAATGATTATGCTGGGGATCAGGTTTGTGGTATTGGTTAAGTTGGATTGGATCTAGCCTTGGTAGTTattgattatttatttgtttctggtTTTTGAGCTGCCAGTTTTAGTTTGTTGGTTTGTTAAGACTGAATGCTTGTGTCTGTCTTTTGCTTTTTAGTTGTGTTTCAATATTTTGTTGTATGCAGCACAGTTTTCGTTCCATTTACTGTGAGGTTGTAGTTAGTTTGTCAAAGGAAAATCTCTCTCAGATTTGGGAGTGTGTTATCAATTTCTAAGTTTCAGCTATATAGGTCTGATTAAAATTGTGATACAAGTTCTTAAGGCAGTGTGTGGGTTTCTTTTTATCACTGTCTTCGTTTGAGCTATAAAGGTCAAGTGAAATATTAGATTCCGGTCGTGTGGTTTTTGGATATTTAACGCTTGATGTAAATGTGTTGTGTGAAGTCGCGTGTGTGCTGTTTATCTGAAGTAAGCAGGGAAGTACTCTTGTAGTGGATGTTTCTCTGGAAAATTTATTTCAATTGACGGTTTTCAATATCATGTTTCATTACTTTCATTTGGACCTGTATGTAAATGATTTCTTCGATGTTTTGGTGAGGGTAGTGTCTAGTATCTGTGCTACACTTTGAGTTATATAGGTCAAATGAATTATTTGATTCCAATTTATTTACCATATATTTGCATTCCATTAACTCCAGATGAATTCATGTATCCTATTTTTCGATGTCTTGGTTGCTTTGGAATGAGCTTACATTTACGAAACCTCCTTTTTAAAAGTACGTTCCTGCCCAAAACCACATCGTTCCCACAGTTGTCccgttaatttcatttttttagctGACTGTTATATTTCACATGTTTATAGTTTGTTTTCAATGATAACGGTATATCCAGTGGTCTTCTTCTTCTAGGATGCACTCTGCCTGTTATTAAAAACATTCTGTGGTTGTCTTCGCAACTAAaatagatgactgactcttcacatGTAATATGccatcattggtcaaagcagacAAGTAGAACCTGACCCTACTCTCAGGTGGAGGCTCCTTCATTTATTGCCTGAATTAAAAGAATGCACCACAAAGACACTCCTGAAATGATCAGACACATTCAGTCAGCAGTTCATCTTGTTACCTAATCTTGGCCTTCAGTTTAAATATGACAATCAACAAATGGAATGTGTTGCAAGATATATAATTAGTGTGTGATGTATACCTTGTTTGCTACTGTTTTGTTCAAGATGCTGGCCTCATCGTTTACTGATAAACAATTTTAAAGGAAACATCCCTCTGTTACCAACAAAGTTCCTTATCTATTAACCATCTTTTGGAATCTCCAGCTTCTGTTACATTTTTAATTGTTACTGAACTACAACTGTATATTTCTTGATGTTATTTGACAGCCTCAAATGTTGAATAAACAAACAATAGTCTGACCACCACAGTGATTTCTTACctacagaaaatgatatcagctTGCCTTCTCTTTAAGACCATTGGCTTGTCAAGACAATAATAGGAGTGAGGGTTACCATTTATCATGCAGTGAATAATGACAACTTTCTTATGAATTCAAAACAATACCAGAATAGATCATTTAGATCTGATGACCTCTCTTAGTAGTATATTTCACAATGCTCTACGCAAAACAGACTCAAATTATTACAGCATGTAGGGAACTTGCtaatgaaaaattttcagtttagacATGTAAATACTAAGcaagctgtagtagtagtagtagtagtagtagtactagatgaagaggaaataacaGGTGTGTAATATAAtgcagaaagattttttttttttaatttcttccttccTAGTCAGTGAAAAAGTAGCAATGATGTATAACACAGTAATGAATGTTAACTGTCAGAATACTGCCAAAATTAGTAtttaaaaactatatatttttaaaCTGAGGCCCTGTCAAAGTGTCTACAGAATTAGAATTTATAGActaaacatttttaaatttgagCCACATGTTCCACATCACTGAAGAAACATTCTCAGCAAACCTAAAAACAAACATGAATGATACCAATTTTCATAACATTACTCCTAATTATTTTTCCTTCTAATGCACACTATGTCTTCTGATTTTTCTTAAGAACCAATTATGTAAAAAGCTGGAAGCTGTCACAGCACTCCAAACGCAACAACAAATTAGATATACATATTTTAGAAATTTCCTGATAATTCCTCTGTGTTAATTTATAAGTAGCAGCCAGAAAATGCACTGTTTATCATGGGGCTGGACTTTTTTTTCCCTtcagtcaacaaaaaaaaaaaaaacaatgcagacTACGAAAAATCACTTGAAAGGGAAGACTGTTCTCAATTCTGTGGATCAGTCATAAAGTTGTTTTTCCTGTTGTAATATAGGAGTATCCCTCTACACAATACATGGTCTTTATTTCTAACTTATCCTCAATTTCAGTACCTAcacacaagaaaaccagaattattaTTCTTTAACATTTACTCAGTGTTGCCAGATGCACAGTTTCATACAAAGGCAATGACAAAAGTAGAAAATCAGCTACTTTATTATtaagaagtgttttttttttgttatatacattTTAAATTACTTAATGCTACTCCCACAATGACTGCtttgaaaattacattttatttcttccccattcttTTCAAATCCGAACATGTGTCCCATTTCTAAACACCTCAGCATTAACAAGATGCTAAATCTTGTGTCCCCTGTTTTAAACCTGTGACCTGCATAAAAAGTATCTTATGGGGTTTGCGAGGATGGCCCACGATTTTGACACAAGATCTGGCAATGATATGACATTAACAAAGGAAAAGCCTATTTCCTTAAATTTAAAATAGAACTATTAATTTTGTACGAAATATTACATTTTAGTTTTAGGTAAGGCATGATACTGAAATAGTATCATTGTTTCGACGAACAAGGAAACAAATTGGATGTGACAGTTTAGCATTAATTTCTATGAACTTCTGATAAAATACATTATCAAGTAAACAGGGCTGTGTCTAATAGGCATAGTCCAGATGAATTTAAGTAATCGTCGTCATTACTGTCTCTCTACAGTCTCCAAATCCACTATATTGAAATAAACCCATAATTTTGGTCTCCCCTCCCCCCGCTTTCCTTTCTGTGACTGTCCTCTTAATAGTATTTCGCTTCAGTCCTTACAGTGTAAACAGGTGTAACTATAGAGTCACCGCCAGAACTATCATAACTGGTATCAAAAATTTTAGGAACAATCGCTGTCATCAATCCATTTCCATTTCTTCGTATCAAATAGTCTTCccaaagaaacaaaggaaaaaaaagaaaaaaggtgcaAGAAAATAGTGTAGTGAAACTGGTATAACTTCAGCGTAAGAGGTGTCACGTGACACATAAGCGGCAAAACAGACAATACAAGTACTTCAGAACTCTGTATTCATTTAATCGGTATCGTTGTTTAAGTAGCTATTGGGAAATTAAAATCGCCGGCTTCTCAAAGTATTACTTATTTCGACAGGTAAAATTCCCAATGCTGAAAATTTATATTACCTGAAAACACCTCTGCCCCTTCCTTTCATCATCGGACGGTAATCGTCCTCCTCTTCGTCGGTATGTTCATCTTTTTCGTCATAATTGCCTGGCGAAGACATTGGCTTTTCACAATCATCAGCCATTTTACTCAGTTACTTCTTCTTCAGTTCGCGACAGATATTAAACACAAAGATTATACAGAAGTCGCTGGGAGCAGAGATCTCAACGGTTCTGGTACAGCATCACAGATAAATTCACAATTATTGATTACTCACCTTAGAAGAACTATCTGGCAATATGATGTTCGTTTTCATTTTCAACATCACTGTAATACTCGACTAAAATTTGCCAATCCAGTGACAATCATTACAATAATATTTCAGCGAGTTTCGGTTGTGGAGTCACTGCACAGAACCACGGACTTTGCTATCTAGAAGGCTGTACATTCGAGCGGAACTAGCAGGAAGTAGTACCACTCATTCACTTTCCCACGTGGTGTGTGAGAGGCAGGTGTGGTGTGGTAGTGTTCTGTCGTGCAGTAAATATATTATTATGAGTTCCAGCGTGTGCTACAAATGCAACCGTACAGGACACTTTGCAAGAGAGTGCCCGCAAGGAGGTGGATTTAGCCGTGGTGGAGGAGGCGGCGGTGGGCGAGCTGATCCGAAGTGTTACAAATGTAACGGCTATGGACATTTTGCCCGCGAGTGCCGTGAAGAGCAAGATCGGTGCTACCGGTGCAATGCAGTTGGTCACATCTCAAGAGATTGCCAGCAGAATATGGATGGAGGCCCGACGTGCTACAACTGCAATAAGACGGGGCATATTGCACGAGAATGTCCAGAATCCAATGATTACGGGCGATCAAGACTTTCCTGCTACAACTGCAACCGAACCGGGCACATCGCTCGCAACTGCCCTGATGGATCCGGTGGGAAGAGCTGTTACAACTGTGGCAAGGCCGGCCATATAAGCCGCGACTGTGATCAAGATCGACCCTAAAGCTTGTGAATGTTATGAGGTACTTTTTGTATGAGAGCTTAATGTCGTATGAGGACACCTTTTGTTTTTTTGTCTTTAAGAGTACCTATACTGTAACTCGTAATAATTAGACATCAAGTTTCAATTGCCATTCAGGAAAGTAAAAATGTTGAGTAACTAATCCTACTAAGTTTTGATAGTTATTTTCATAACCTTGTTCCATTTTTTCCCATTTTGTGTCACTAAAAGTGTTTCTTGTTTTGCATCTGTATGGCCTCACAAAATGACGCCGTTAGTGGAAGGCGGAAGTCGCCATATTGGTAATATGTGCGTTTCATATTTTGAATTTCAGACTTGCCTTGTAATATTAGTATTACGCAGTAAAACGTAATTGCAGTTATGTGAAATGGTAAGTAACATTAAATTGggtgaatttaattatttttatagggATTATTTGCCTGAAATcattttctggttttcactgtttgAAGTATTTAACGCCACGAGTGAAATTGTAAAAGCTGCAGCAGTGGACGTGATTGAAATTAACAATTTGCCCAAATTGTAGGTGGTAATACAAATTTCATACCATAATTATTTACATAACATTTGTTTCAAGTCTAGATCTTCGTAGTGGCATGAATACGTAAGGATCTAAAGTTTGATCTGCGTGAATTTTAATATCACTGAATCGTTATTGGGGAGGCAAGGAAATTGGCCAACTTCGAAATCTTGATCCACCATGGTAATTCAGTATTGCGTGTCGTCACTAAAATTCAAATGTGGCGGTATGTAAATGTAACTAGTATGTTGGATTGCAATGTTATTATTGAAATAGTCTTactttcagcaaggcactgttaaATTATCACCGGTTTCTGCAAACTTTGCTTGAAGGCACAAATTTATTTGTAAAGAAATAACTTACAAAACATTCTGCTGAGAAGAATTGCTGTTTACTCCGTACTCCAGTTTTACAGATCGCGTTGGATTAAAATTTCATCAGTCTGCCTCCAGATTACTGAGGTTAAAAGTAAGTATtactcaaaattttttttttttaacattcgcAAATTGTGTGGAAGGGGCTTCTAATGTGACGTTTCCTGCTTATTTTGTCAAAGTATTTGTTCGGATTTTATCGAGTTGATTCGAGTTCACTATTTATGTCAATATAGTGGGGTGGGGGGTGGCGTTTAGTTGGTAAGCGGGATTGTGAACATTTATCAAAGTATTTGAAATATACTTTATTAATTAATATCTAAATGTGGTGACAAAGTAGGTTGTTTCATATTGGACTATGAGCTACTACACACCAATAGATTTTGGTAAGATGGAGGTTCACCACTTTATATGGAATTTTTGTGCTGTCTGGTAGGTTTGGAAATCTTGAGTTCTAGTATAGTTTCTACAGGAGGAATTTAGTCTTGTTTGCTGCATGGATTCAAACCTGTTTGAAGACTGCCAACCATTGAAATATGTGCTTATAATAAAAGTACTAATTAGCAGCTGGAAAACCAAGAAATATCACACATTTATATGCCTACTTAAGAAGTTCAGCTTCCTAAATCCATACAAAACTGCTTGCACTTATTTGAGATTTTACGTTAACACTATTCTGGTTTTACACATACCTGTGTATATAGTATGTGAAACTAGCCCTAGCCATTTGTATGTTTGGCTATCAATTCTCTCATAGTTTGGACAACTCTTACTGTACAGCTTGAACAAACTGATGCAATAGTAAATTAGCTTCGATGGCTTCCTTTTCCATGTGAAATGTGCTTGGGTTAACTGTTCTGTTTAAACTAACAGTTAACTGTTCTCATTGTGCACAAATGCAACACTAAACTGGATGTGAGAACTGTAACTTGATGTgtcattaatgttttgttgatcatACACGTACAGGCCTGCTGGAGAATTATATTTGTGACTGCATGCACCACAATGTTGTGCAGTTTGGAAGTGAATCTTGCTGCTGTATGCTGCACAAACACGATTAGCACTAACAATACTGTCTTCTTAAAATTGGTTGTGATATAAACTGGCAAGATAACTGCCATTTGTGTTGGACTGATTGGTTGCTGTTCGCTTACACCAAAAATTTTGGTTTAAATACTGATTTATGCCTCTTAATACATTGCAAGAATTGGCATTTTACTAGGATTAcacagtaccaaaaattagttttcACACTGTGTGCTCTTATTTGCTTTGAAACACTCAATACTCTTTTTCAGAGTAGGCTAATAATATAACATTGTATCAAATGTATAGGCATTAATATAATTGTGTATTcagattaaaattgttttgtgATTGACAGATGGCATTGGTGATGGGTGTGTGGAGTTGTTGGTTTATGAGTGACGCTTTGTCTTCGTGTGATATGATATGTAGTAGTATGTGCACCAAAAAGTCTGCTTACAAACTGCTTCCATTATTTCTGTATGTTGTGGGGACAGTCGTGGTAGCAGTTGCTACTGTAGGGATGGCAATGAGTAAGACATCACTTAATAATGATTGTGAATCCAATGAGGTGTTAACTATTAACATAGTTTTGCTTTATTTGCATAAAATATTCTTATAGCACTGCAGCATGCAAAAATCACTGTTTTACACTTTTCTCTCCTATTGATGTTGCTGCCTGGCCCTATCCCAGTTTCTCAAGACTCACCTAACAACGCTTATGCATATATAATGGGCATCAGTGTGCCTGTGGAGCCTGAGAAAAAGCTGTGATTGGCTGGCATCTGCCCCCCTACCATTTGCCTTACTAAAGTGTCAATtgtgaagtaattttaatgtaAGTTTAGTTATTGTTTGAAGTGTATGTCCATAGGTGGCACCTTAGAGAATTAGAGTTGAACTAGAATAAAGTTTTTAGCTTTCAAGACAGTGGAAATACATTTTTCATTGTGTTCAGATTTTAAAAACCCTCACCCCCTTTAAAATAAAATGGAACATCCATGTTCCACATAATGGTCATACTGTGTGTAACAGCTCAGTGCTGACTACTGAATGTAACagtttaaaaatgtgtgtgtgtgtgtttggagcaaAAGTCATAATTTCTTTGCGTAGTTAAAGTGCTCGGTTCTGCATGCTGCTGGAAACTGGGCAACAGTAACCTTGTGCTTCCCACCTTATTTTATAGTTGATGGAAGGTAAAGGTTTGTTAAATATGCACCGAAAGCCTTCAGGAATTTGCTTGCCATGTAATTATAATTCTtcagttttccttttaagtgttaAATTACAATAATTCTATTAAATATGGAGTGTATACCTACAAGTCACAAGGGATGCTGTCACTAACTGGAAAGATCGGGAAAATATGCAAAATGAAATATGTACAGAAACATTTCAGCAACCCTATGTATTGCCTTTGGTATATCCATAATGTAACTTCCAAATAGCAAAAGCCTGGAGCTTCAGTTTTTAAGTGTTTTTCATTAAAAGAATTTTCCATTTTGGGGTCTTTCAAATGGATGTTATGAGCTATTTGTAAACTGTGTTCCATCGCATGGTCAAGTTCCACATCAGTGTAATGACAGATCACAATATCGATTAAAATGCACCTTAGTCTTAAGTTGGTGTTTGA
This region includes:
- the LOC126464366 gene encoding CCHC-type zinc finger nucleic acid binding protein-like, producing MSSSVCYKCNRTGHFARECPQGGGFSRGGGGGGGRADPKCYKCNGYGHFARECREEQDRCYRCNAVGHISRDCQQNMDGGPTCYNCNKTGHIARECPESNDYGRSRLSCYNCNRTGHIARNCPDGSGGKSCYNCGKAGHISRDCDQDRP